A genome region from Rhodopseudomonas boonkerdii includes the following:
- a CDS encoding outer membrane protein, with protein sequence MSKYAFAAVAVMVAGTTAAQAADLPYRSRAPYTVNQPLNAYSWAGPYLGATLGYEWGSVSNTPVKPTGIVGGITAGYNWQSGPIVFGIEGDISGTGADDRFANYKFSNPWFGTARGRLGYAFNNVLLYGTAGLSFGSLQAEANGLQQSQTSVGWTAGVGAEVGIYQNWTAKIEYLYVDLSRNTYTLTGTDSALSFGTVRVGVNYHF encoded by the coding sequence ATGAGCAAGTATGCGTTCGCGGCAGTCGCGGTCATGGTGGCTGGCACGACGGCGGCCCAGGCGGCGGATTTGCCCTATCGGTCGCGCGCGCCGTATACGGTCAATCAGCCGCTGAACGCCTATAGCTGGGCAGGCCCGTATCTGGGTGCCACCCTTGGCTACGAATGGGGCAGCGTTTCCAACACTCCGGTCAAGCCGACGGGCATCGTGGGCGGCATCACCGCCGGCTACAACTGGCAGAGCGGACCGATCGTGTTCGGTATCGAAGGCGACATTTCGGGCACCGGCGCCGATGACCGCTTCGCCAATTACAAGTTCTCGAACCCCTGGTTCGGCACCGCGCGCGGCCGCCTCGGTTACGCCTTCAACAATGTGCTGCTCTACGGCACCGCCGGCCTGTCCTTCGGCAGCCTGCAGGCGGAAGCCAATGGCTTGCAGCAATCGCAGACATCGGTCGGCTGGACCGCGGGCGTCGGCGCTGAAGTCGGCATCTACCAGAACTGGACCGCCAAGATCGAATATCTCTACGTTGACCTGTCCAGGAACACCTACACGCTCACCGGCACCGACAGCGCGCTGTCCTTCGGCACCGTCCGCGTTGGCGTGAACTATCACTTCTGA
- the pgsA gene encoding CDP-diacylglycerol--glycerol-3-phosphate 3-phosphatidyltransferase codes for MTVTTRRAGTSAMTLPNILTYARIAAVPVVVGCIYWQSSMDGPLWLRWVAVAVFLAAAITDFLDGYYARIWNQQSSFGRMLDPIADKLLVASCLLMLASDATINRWTLWAAIVILCREILVSGLREYLAGLRVSVPVTKLAKWKTAAQLVAIGFLLAGEAGDVLFGYVTFTGIVLLWLSAIVTIYTGYDYFRAGVRHLFEEDA; via the coding sequence ATGACAGTGACCACACGACGGGCCGGGACTTCAGCAATGACCCTGCCGAATATCCTGACCTATGCCCGGATTGCCGCCGTCCCGGTGGTGGTTGGCTGCATCTACTGGCAATCGTCCATGGATGGCCCGCTATGGCTGCGCTGGGTGGCCGTTGCCGTGTTTCTCGCCGCGGCGATCACCGATTTCCTCGACGGCTATTATGCCCGCATCTGGAACCAGCAGTCGTCCTTCGGTCGCATGCTTGATCCCATCGCGGACAAGCTGCTGGTGGCGTCTTGCCTGCTCATGCTGGCCTCCGATGCCACCATCAATCGCTGGACGCTGTGGGCGGCCATCGTGATCCTGTGTCGTGAAATTCTCGTCTCGGGCCTGCGCGAATATCTTGCCGGTCTGCGCGTCAGCGTCCCGGTCACCAAGCTCGCCAAATGGAAGACGGCGGCCCAGCTCGTCGCCATTGGCTTCCTGCTCGCGGGCGAGGCGGGCGATGTGCTGTTCGGTTACGTGACCTTCACCGGCATCGTGTTGTTGTGGCTGTCGGCCATCGTGACCATCTATACAGGGTATGATTACTTCCGAGCCGGCGTCCGGCACCTCTTCGAGGAGGATGCATGA
- the moaD gene encoding molybdopterin converting factor subunit 1 encodes MKLMYFAWVRERIGKAEETIEPPPTVSTVGDLISWLSSRGEEYAHAFETPKVIRAAIDHTHVRPDTAIAGAREIAFFPPMTGG; translated from the coding sequence ATGAAGCTGATGTACTTTGCCTGGGTCCGCGAGCGGATCGGCAAGGCCGAGGAGACCATCGAGCCGCCGCCGACCGTGAGCACGGTCGGCGATCTGATCTCCTGGCTCTCCTCGCGCGGGGAGGAATATGCCCATGCTTTCGAGACGCCGAAGGTGATCCGAGCGGCGATCGATCATACCCATGTGCGGCCTGACACAGCGATTGCCGGCGCACGCGAAATCGCCTTCTTTCCGCCGATGACGGGCGGCTGA
- a CDS encoding molybdenum cofactor biosynthesis protein MoaE, with the protein MSDNVTIRIQTADFDINSEIAALTASRTDIGAVVTFSGICRGGDGNDATTALTLEHYPGMAEAEIGRHAEEAMTRWPLTGVTIIHRTGRILPGENIMVVLTASAHRQAAFQSAEFLMDYLKAHAPFWKREETAAGTSWIAAKSDDDDAAARWGK; encoded by the coding sequence ATGAGCGATAACGTCACCATCCGGATTCAGACCGCTGATTTCGACATCAACAGCGAAATCGCAGCGCTGACGGCGAGCCGGACGGACATCGGCGCGGTCGTTACCTTCAGCGGCATCTGTCGCGGCGGCGACGGGAACGATGCGACGACGGCGCTGACGCTCGAACATTACCCAGGCATGGCTGAAGCCGAGATCGGCCGCCATGCGGAAGAGGCGATGACGCGCTGGCCGCTGACCGGCGTGACCATTATCCATCGTACCGGCCGTATCCTGCCGGGCGAGAACATCATGGTGGTGCTGACCGCCTCGGCACATCGGCAGGCGGCATTTCAGTCCGCCGAATTCCTGATGGACTATCTCAAGGCTCACGCGCCGTTCTGGAAGCGTGAGGAAACCGCCGCCGGTACCAGCTGGATCGCGGCAAAGAGTGACGACGACGACGCTGCGGCGCGCTGGGGCAAGTGA
- the prmB gene encoding 50S ribosomal protein L3 N(5)-glutamine methyltransferase: protein MAKKTVKSAAKKAGKASVSKTPAAKSGSSAKTKASVKKLAAANLPKVGPGELVSLLDYVRYATSRFIEAKLAFAHGTTDPVAEAAFIVCELLHLHPDQFENFATARVTAAEGRKILDVIHRRVSTRKPAAYLVNKIYMRGLPFYVDERTIVPRSFIGELLDTHFSGDDGEGASLIDDPMEVASVLDLCTGSGCIAILAAQSFPNAQVDAVDLSPAALAVAMRNVIDYGLDERLTLYRGDLFEPLGGNRYDLIITNPPYVDAQGMADLPDECLAEPSMAFDGGVDGLDIVRRIIEQAGDHLTPHGGLLCEVGRGRANVDAAFPDLPLIWLDTEDSEGEVFWVSAAALQGRSGI, encoded by the coding sequence ATGGCAAAGAAGACTGTGAAGAGCGCCGCGAAGAAGGCGGGTAAGGCCTCTGTGAGCAAAACTCCGGCAGCCAAGTCAGGTTCTTCTGCGAAGACCAAGGCTTCCGTAAAGAAGCTCGCTGCGGCGAATTTGCCGAAGGTCGGACCGGGCGAACTGGTCTCGCTGCTGGACTATGTACGCTATGCCACAAGCCGCTTCATCGAGGCAAAGCTTGCCTTCGCGCATGGTACCACCGACCCCGTGGCCGAAGCGGCCTTTATCGTTTGCGAGCTGCTGCACCTGCATCCCGATCAATTCGAGAATTTCGCGACAGCACGTGTAACCGCCGCCGAGGGCCGCAAGATTCTCGACGTCATCCATCGCCGCGTCTCCACGCGGAAGCCGGCGGCCTATCTTGTCAATAAAATCTATATGCGGGGTCTGCCGTTCTATGTCGACGAGCGCACGATCGTGCCGCGTTCCTTCATCGGCGAATTGCTCGATACGCATTTTTCAGGCGATGACGGCGAGGGCGCTTCGCTGATCGACGATCCCATGGAGGTCGCAAGCGTGCTCGATCTCTGCACGGGCTCGGGCTGCATCGCGATCCTCGCAGCGCAATCGTTTCCCAATGCGCAGGTCGATGCCGTCGATCTTTCGCCCGCTGCGCTCGCAGTTGCGATGCGCAATGTCATCGACTACGGGCTCGACGAAAGGCTGACACTCTACAGAGGCGATCTCTTCGAGCCGCTCGGTGGCAACCGCTATGATCTGATCATCACCAATCCGCCCTATGTGGACGCGCAAGGGATGGCCGATCTGCCGGATGAATGCCTGGCCGAGCCGAGCATGGCGTTTGATGGCGGCGTCGATGGTCTCGATATCGTGCGGAGAATCATCGAGCAAGCAGGCGATCATCTCACCCCGCATGGTGGATTGCTGTGCGAGGTCGGCCGTGGTCGCGCCAATGTCGATGCCGCGTTCCCCGACCTTCCGCTCATCTGGCTGGATACGGAAGATTCCGAAGGCGAAGTGTTCTGGGTGTCCGCGGCTGCGCTGCAAGGTCGCAGCGGGATCTAG